In Flammeovirgaceae bacterium 311, one DNA window encodes the following:
- a CDS encoding family 2 glycosyl transferase (COG0463 Glycosyltransferases involved in cell wall biogenesis), whose translation MKYPPYHISHLPLHETLQMPSLDTSQDGHYLVLWWKDIPLGHVYIMPKRPLSTAAYYKKLADAIRPTLRYYVGGRELLSTPWEQWIAQHNQQAWNKWMQTILAPVLPEHLPATVPVSVIICTRNRASYLQRCLEMLKTLECLPQEVIVVDNAPSDNSSEEVTKQYPKVRYCREVRPGLDIARNTGIKAASAEIVAFLDDDVVAHPLWVYRIWEAFQNPETTAVTGLVFASQLQTEAQQIFERHWSFNRGYENKVYDHSYFEDHLELGPPVWEIGAGANMAFRRSVFEKTGYFDELLDAGAAGCNGDSEMWFRILAAGYKIRYAPLAIVHHEHRREMEALKKQIFNYMRGFAAAALFQQQRVNRADYKKRLIFKHPFYFARLIKKGFPFYKFRYRTVWLEMGGVLSGVLYYLRNRHNSSVK comes from the coding sequence ATGAAGTACCCTCCTTACCATATCAGTCATCTGCCCCTGCACGAAACCCTGCAAATGCCCTCGCTGGATACTAGCCAGGATGGACATTACCTGGTTTTATGGTGGAAAGATATTCCGCTAGGTCATGTATACATCATGCCCAAGCGGCCGCTAAGCACCGCAGCATACTATAAAAAGCTGGCCGATGCCATCAGGCCAACCCTCCGCTACTATGTAGGTGGAAGGGAGTTGCTCTCTACACCCTGGGAACAATGGATCGCTCAGCATAACCAGCAGGCCTGGAACAAGTGGATGCAAACTATTTTAGCCCCGGTACTTCCGGAACATTTACCTGCCACAGTGCCTGTTTCTGTAATCATTTGCACCCGCAACAGGGCCTCTTACCTGCAGCGCTGCCTGGAGATGCTTAAAACCCTGGAGTGCCTGCCCCAGGAGGTAATCGTGGTGGATAATGCTCCATCCGACAACAGCAGTGAAGAAGTAACAAAACAGTACCCGAAGGTACGTTACTGCAGGGAAGTACGACCCGGCCTGGATATTGCCAGGAACACAGGCATTAAAGCCGCCAGTGCCGAAATTGTTGCTTTTCTGGATGATGATGTGGTAGCGCACCCCCTGTGGGTATACCGTATATGGGAGGCTTTTCAGAACCCTGAAACAACAGCTGTTACCGGACTGGTGTTTGCCTCTCAGCTGCAAACCGAAGCACAGCAAATTTTCGAAAGGCACTGGTCTTTTAACAGGGGTTATGAAAACAAAGTTTACGACCATTCCTATTTCGAAGATCACCTTGAGCTGGGACCACCTGTATGGGAAATTGGCGCAGGGGCCAATATGGCCTTTCGTCGTAGTGTATTTGAAAAAACAGGCTATTTCGATGAACTGCTCGATGCCGGTGCAGCCGGCTGCAATGGCGATTCAGAAATGTGGTTTCGCATACTCGCCGCTGGTTATAAAATAAGGTATGCCCCCCTGGCTATTGTGCACCACGAACACCGCAGGGAGATGGAAGCACTTAAAAAACAAATATTCAACTATATGCGTGGCTTTGCCGCTGCAGCCCTTTTTCAGCAGCAGCGGGTAAACAGGGCCGATTATAAAAAGCGGCTCATCTTTAAACATCCTTTTTATTTTGCAAGACTCATCAAAAAAGGGTTCCCTTTTTATAAATTCCGCTATCGTACCGTTTGGCTGGAAATGGGTGGTGTACTTTCAGGCGTGCTTTACTACCTGCGAAACAGACATAATTCTTCCGTGAAATAG
- a CDS encoding polysaccharide deacetylase (COG0726 Predicted xylanase/chitin deacetylase), with amino-acid sequence MYHRIAQPQSDVWNIAVSPVNFEQQLQLLKKSGKVVPLKALVQGLEEGSLQSRSMAITFDDGYADNYEVAVPLLEKYRLPATFFIASGNIGKETEFWWDELEQLILFSEDLPPAFSMNIGGEAINISLAEEERLDDKLHRQHQQWRAFVTEPPGQRAALFLQLWQHLRPLPALEQQRILAQIRQWANVPQQYRANYRSMTRAQLQQLSAKPLFDVGIHTVTHPALADHTEDFQFKELTDNREQLREITGMTPALLAYPYGSYNHQTLNIAEKLKIKGAVTTEDTLVTPQTNLLRIGRFQVNNWNGSMFTEQLKGWQSTKNPVL; translated from the coding sequence ATGTACCATCGCATTGCTCAGCCGCAGTCTGATGTGTGGAATATTGCAGTGAGCCCGGTTAATTTTGAGCAACAACTGCAGCTGCTAAAAAAAAGCGGAAAAGTTGTTCCGTTAAAAGCGCTCGTACAGGGCCTGGAAGAAGGCAGCCTTCAATCGCGAAGTATGGCCATTACTTTTGATGACGGATATGCCGATAATTATGAGGTAGCAGTACCCCTGCTGGAAAAGTACAGGCTGCCCGCTACTTTTTTTATTGCCAGCGGCAATATTGGAAAAGAGACCGAATTCTGGTGGGACGAGTTGGAACAGCTGATACTCTTTTCAGAGGATCTGCCACCTGCTTTTTCAATGAATATTGGAGGAGAAGCTATTAATATATCATTAGCAGAAGAGGAGCGGCTGGATGATAAGCTTCACCGGCAACACCAGCAATGGCGTGCCTTTGTAACCGAGCCTCCGGGGCAAAGGGCCGCGTTGTTCCTGCAGCTATGGCAACACTTAAGGCCCTTACCTGCTCTGGAACAACAGCGTATACTGGCACAGATCAGGCAGTGGGCGAATGTACCACAGCAGTACCGGGCAAACTACAGAAGCATGACAAGGGCACAGCTTCAGCAGCTGTCAGCCAAACCGCTGTTTGATGTGGGCATCCATACGGTAACCCATCCGGCACTGGCCGATCATACTGAAGATTTTCAATTCAAAGAGCTTACTGACAACAGAGAACAGCTCCGGGAAATAACAGGAATGACACCAGCGCTTTTGGCTTATCCCTACGGCAGCTACAATCATCAAACGCTGAACATAGCAGAGAAACTAAAAATCAAAGGAGCCGTAACCACTGAAGATACGCTCGTAACACCACAAACAAACCTGTTACGCATAGGCAGGTTTCAGGTAAATAACTGGAATGGAAGTATGTTTACAGAACAATTGAAGGGGTGGCAATCTACTAAAAATCCTGTTTTATGA
- a CDS encoding ABC transporter (COG1134 ABC-type polysaccharide/polyol phosphate transport system, ATPase component) codes for MADVVIQVEKLSKLYRLGTIGTGSLRQDLQRFWTTTVLRKEDPFFTIGEENSSADEITSDSYLWALKNIDFEVKEGDVWGIIGQNGAGKSTLLKILSRIVRPTHGVVRGKGKISSLLEVGTGFHQELTGRENIFISGYILGMNKAEIRGKFDEIVAFSGIEKFIDTPVKRYSSGMYVRLAFAVAAHLDPDILIVDEVLAVGDADFQKKCLGKMRDVSQTNGRTIIFVSHNMQAITNLCRQALWLKGGKIKEIGEANNIVNKYITDVQQLVLRQNWDLPENAPGNDKVRFKSVELIPHLQNLTDPIDIRTPLTLRFKFWYMAEDTADVSVSLLLYSYSGECIFDMHSPIIRCQKGLVEGECNIPGNFLNDGSYYITLYMVTDTSVYLYSLEECISFDVEDYRENIKWYGKWLGAVRPKFPFKLVQRQDVLL; via the coding sequence ATGGCTGACGTAGTAATACAAGTAGAAAAGCTCTCAAAATTATACCGCCTTGGTACCATAGGCACAGGTTCGTTGCGCCAGGACCTGCAGCGTTTCTGGACTACAACCGTGTTACGGAAAGAAGATCCGTTCTTCACCATTGGAGAAGAAAATAGTAGCGCCGACGAAATTACGAGCGACAGCTACCTGTGGGCGCTTAAAAATATTGATTTTGAGGTAAAGGAAGGCGATGTATGGGGTATTATAGGCCAGAATGGCGCGGGTAAATCTACGCTCCTCAAGATACTTTCGCGCATTGTAAGGCCAACCCATGGTGTTGTAAGAGGTAAAGGAAAGATTAGCAGCCTGCTTGAGGTGGGTACAGGCTTTCACCAGGAGCTTACCGGGCGTGAAAACATCTTCATCAGCGGTTATATACTAGGCATGAATAAAGCAGAGATTCGTGGTAAGTTCGACGAAATTGTTGCGTTCTCCGGAATCGAAAAGTTTATAGATACACCGGTTAAACGTTATTCATCCGGCATGTACGTACGCCTGGCCTTTGCTGTAGCCGCCCACCTCGACCCCGATATTCTTATCGTTGATGAGGTATTGGCCGTGGGTGATGCTGATTTCCAGAAAAAATGCCTGGGCAAGATGCGTGATGTATCTCAAACGAATGGACGCACCATTATTTTTGTGAGCCACAATATGCAGGCCATTACCAATCTTTGTAGGCAGGCGCTGTGGCTAAAGGGAGGAAAGATCAAAGAAATTGGAGAGGCGAACAACATTGTTAACAAATACATTACCGATGTGCAGCAGCTTGTACTCAGGCAGAACTGGGATTTGCCCGAAAATGCACCGGGAAATGATAAAGTACGGTTTAAGTCTGTGGAGCTGATTCCGCACTTACAAAATTTAACCGACCCAATCGATATACGTACCCCCTTAACCTTAAGATTTAAGTTCTGGTACATGGCTGAAGATACAGCAGATGTTAGCGTTAGCCTGCTGCTCTATTCCTATTCAGGCGAGTGTATATTTGATATGCACTCCCCAATAATCCGCTGCCAGAAAGGCCTGGTAGAAGGTGAGTGTAACATACCAGGCAATTTCCTTAACGATGGCTCTTATTACATCACCCTGTATATGGTAACAGACACCTCAGTCTATCTTTATTCTCTTGAAGAGTGCATTTCCTTTGATGTGGAAGACTACCGGGAAAATATAAAGTGGTATGGTAAATGGTTAGGCGCTGTACGCCCTAAGTTTCCTTTTAAGCTTGTTCAGCGCCAGGATGTACTCCTGTAA
- a CDS encoding glycosyl transferase domain-containing protein (COG0463 Glycosyltransferases involved in cell wall biogenesis) produces the protein MPQLSVLMPVYNAEKFLAEAIDSILAQTFTDFEFLIIDDGSTDNSLNIIRAYADKRIRLIRNEKNLGISATLNKGIRLAASDLIARMDADDIAYPDRLEKQYQFTQEHPDGALYTCWVRQVTEDRQVIKTEPFRPPFYYYNQTFECWIYHPSMLYRKAAVQAVGGYTVPYAEDWELIWQLMRDYKHYHLPKVLLDYRITSQSLHQVAKKKEYDEAMEAIVRRNIHYYTGGAVNLTDPQLECLRYNIQPLLEIGSVQEVLHTLDLLSMITQAILDTPNPNRCPADIEGAAYAKRKYLIINFASHLAPHKAAYLLLKTGMLSLATKIIKIRLKQLIKNNT, from the coding sequence ATGCCCCAGCTAAGCGTTTTAATGCCTGTTTATAATGCTGAAAAGTTTTTAGCCGAAGCTATTGATAGTATTCTGGCGCAAACTTTTACAGATTTTGAGTTTTTGATCATCGATGATGGCTCTACGGATAACAGCCTGAACATCATCAGGGCTTACGCCGACAAACGCATTCGCCTCATACGCAATGAAAAGAATCTTGGTATATCAGCCACGTTAAACAAAGGCATCCGGCTGGCTGCTTCCGATCTGATCGCCCGAATGGATGCTGATGATATTGCTTATCCTGACCGTTTAGAAAAACAGTACCAGTTTACCCAGGAGCATCCCGATGGTGCATTATATACCTGCTGGGTGCGGCAGGTTACCGAAGACAGGCAGGTAATTAAAACAGAACCTTTCAGACCACCCTTTTATTACTACAACCAAACGTTTGAATGCTGGATTTATCACCCCAGCATGTTATACAGGAAAGCCGCCGTTCAGGCAGTAGGTGGTTATACAGTGCCCTATGCCGAAGATTGGGAGCTCATCTGGCAGCTCATGCGTGACTATAAGCATTACCATTTACCAAAGGTACTACTCGATTACAGGATTACCAGCCAGAGCCTGCACCAGGTAGCTAAAAAGAAGGAGTATGATGAAGCAATGGAGGCAATAGTACGCAGAAACATTCACTACTATACCGGTGGAGCAGTAAATCTTACCGATCCGCAACTTGAGTGCCTGCGCTACAACATTCAACCACTTTTAGAAATTGGCAGTGTGCAGGAAGTGCTGCATACACTGGACCTGCTTTCAATGATTACCCAGGCGATACTGGATACACCTAACCCAAACCGCTGTCCGGCAGATATTGAGGGTGCAGCGTATGCTAAGCGTAAGTATCTCATTATAAATTTTGCATCACATTTAGCCCCTCACAAAGCAGCATATCTCTTGCTAAAAACCGGAATGCTTTCGCTGGCAACAAAAATCATTAAAATTCGATTAAAACAATTAATCAAAAATAACACGTAG
- a CDS encoding UspA domain-containing protein (COG0589 Universal stress protein UspA and related nucleotide-binding proteins) yields the protein MKTLQNILIPVDFTPHADNALRYAVALAGNLSGVKLFILHTYHLPAAVTGASAMALAPYYDEDLRETTALKFTELEQRLLQQCRVPYQFISEYGPAVPDICEVSERNNIDLIILPAHPLSALEEYIGNVTTATIRNSGVPVLVIPPTCSFVIPDAIVFATDCKNTPNETAREQLKPWLLQFKPRLHLLHTGKDLNHLPEDKALNLLALETLFSSFSPILKVEEAEDPEEGIISHVKEKQASILAILPRKHGPLYHLLNKSVTHRLAFHTPVPMLVLKEY from the coding sequence ATGAAAACGCTGCAAAACATACTAATCCCGGTAGATTTTACGCCACATGCCGATAATGCATTACGTTATGCTGTAGCACTGGCCGGAAATTTATCAGGCGTAAAGCTTTTCATATTACATACCTACCACCTGCCTGCTGCTGTTACCGGTGCAAGTGCCATGGCCCTGGCTCCTTATTACGACGAAGACCTGCGCGAAACTACAGCGCTTAAGTTTACAGAACTGGAACAAAGGCTGCTTCAGCAATGTAGGGTACCCTATCAGTTTATCAGCGAATATGGCCCTGCTGTACCAGATATATGCGAAGTATCAGAAAGGAATAATATTGACCTGATCATTTTGCCGGCCCACCCGCTTAGTGCCCTGGAAGAATATATAGGAAATGTAACCACTGCCACCATCAGAAACAGTGGAGTTCCGGTACTGGTAATACCTCCCACCTGCTCGTTTGTAATACCCGATGCAATTGTGTTTGCTACCGACTGCAAAAACACGCCAAACGAAACAGCCAGAGAGCAGCTTAAACCCTGGCTCCTGCAGTTTAAGCCCCGTTTGCACCTCTTGCATACCGGTAAAGATCTAAATCATCTGCCCGAAGATAAAGCCCTTAATTTACTGGCACTCGAAACCTTGTTCAGCTCTTTCTCACCAATTTTAAAGGTAGAGGAAGCGGAAGATCCTGAAGAGGGCATCATTAGCCATGTAAAGGAAAAACAGGCGAGCATCCTTGCTATTTTGCCCCGTAAGCATGGCCCGCTGTATCACCTGTTAAACAAGAGCGTTACACACAGGCTGGCCTTTCATACACCTGTACCAATGCTGGTGCTTAAAGAGTACTGA
- a CDS encoding family 2 glycosyl transferase (COG2226 Methylase involved in ubiquinone/menaquinone biosynthesis), translating to MIPPFGKRWLKKAGLLKDFIPEPGQVYFGDLNRLKPFNNNFGYERGGPIDRYYIESFFQQESASIKGRVLDIGDNEYTMRYGGAKVTQSDILHIDSSNPRATFVGDLSNAPHIPDNLFDCIILAQTLHLIYDFKGAIRTCHRLLKPGGTLLLTVPYITSIDEGAWNSIWYWAFTRQAMQKLMEEEFPSARVEVSSKGNVYAATAFLYGMGLSEVDKQKLSHQDPQIQMVVSVKAVKA from the coding sequence TTGATACCTCCTTTTGGCAAACGTTGGCTTAAAAAGGCTGGTCTGCTGAAAGATTTTATTCCTGAGCCCGGTCAGGTTTACTTTGGGGATTTAAATCGCCTGAAACCCTTTAACAATAATTTTGGCTATGAAAGGGGGGGGCCAATTGACCGTTACTACATAGAAAGCTTTTTTCAGCAGGAATCGGCCAGCATAAAAGGCCGGGTACTGGATATTGGCGACAATGAATACACCATGCGCTACGGAGGGGCAAAAGTTACCCAAAGCGATATTTTGCATATTGATAGCAGCAACCCCAGGGCAACCTTTGTGGGCGATCTTAGCAATGCTCCGCATATCCCAGACAATCTGTTCGATTGCATTATCCTGGCGCAAACCCTGCACCTGATATACGATTTTAAAGGCGCCATCAGAACCTGCCACCGGCTGCTAAAGCCTGGAGGCACTCTGCTGTTAACAGTACCTTACATTACTTCAATAGATGAGGGTGCCTGGAATAGCATCTGGTACTGGGCATTTACCAGGCAGGCCATGCAAAAGTTAATGGAAGAAGAGTTTCCTTCCGCCAGGGTCGAAGTTTCCTCCAAGGGAAATGTTTATGCAGCAACTGCCTTTTTGTATGGCATGGGGCTTTCAGAAGTAGATAAACAAAAGCTCAGCCACCAGGATCCGCAGATTCAGATGGTTGTTTCTGTGAAAGCAGTAAAAGCATAA
- a CDS encoding family 2 glycosyl transferase (COG0463 Glycosyltransferases involved in cell wall biogenesis): MINGKNPRVSVIITFLNEEEYLPESVESVIEQDFTDWELLLVDDGSTNNSTAIAKNYADRYPQKIFYIEHPGHINKGVCASRNLGVEKARGELIALFDADDKWLPKKLSAQVALFDSNPNIGMLAEASLFWHSWQPEPLKKDIILQVGPEQNKTFEPPTLIPLIYPLGKTYAPCPSGLMLKKSAILKAGGFEESFIKKYQLYEDQAFLCKIYLQEKVYISSDCNNLYRQRSTSVMHWVHADGQYHVVRRYFLDWLQQYLQRNNITHKQVHAYLQKALRQYRYPKLYYLTNVLPKKVKNKVKRTLKQR; encoded by the coding sequence ATGATCAATGGTAAAAATCCGCGGGTAAGCGTTATCATCACCTTTCTGAACGAGGAAGAATATCTTCCTGAGTCGGTGGAAAGTGTAATAGAACAGGATTTTACAGATTGGGAACTCCTGCTGGTAGATGACGGCTCTACCAACAACAGTACAGCCATTGCAAAAAACTATGCAGACCGCTATCCTCAAAAAATATTTTATATAGAGCACCCAGGCCACATCAATAAAGGTGTTTGCGCCAGCCGCAACTTAGGCGTGGAGAAAGCCAGGGGCGAATTGATTGCATTGTTCGATGCCGATGATAAGTGGCTGCCAAAAAAATTATCCGCCCAGGTTGCCCTGTTCGATAGCAATCCGAATATTGGTATGCTAGCTGAGGCATCGCTTTTTTGGCATAGCTGGCAGCCAGAGCCCCTTAAAAAGGATATTATACTACAGGTAGGTCCCGAACAGAACAAAACTTTTGAGCCGCCAACACTCATCCCCCTGATTTATCCACTGGGTAAAACTTATGCCCCCTGTCCTTCCGGACTAATGCTTAAGAAGAGTGCCATATTGAAAGCGGGGGGTTTTGAGGAATCCTTTATAAAGAAGTATCAGCTATACGAGGATCAGGCGTTCCTGTGCAAAATTTATCTGCAGGAGAAAGTTTACATATCTTCAGACTGCAACAACCTTTACAGGCAGCGCAGCACTTCGGTGATGCACTGGGTACATGCCGATGGGCAGTACCATGTGGTTCGCAGGTATTTCCTGGATTGGCTGCAACAGTATCTTCAGAGAAACAACATCACACATAAGCAGGTGCATGCGTACCTGCAAAAAGCTTTACGCCAGTACCGCTACCCCAAATTGTACTACCTTACCAATGTGCTGCCGAAAAAGGTGAAAAATAAAGTTAAGCGAACCCTGAAGCAAAGGTAG
- a CDS encoding family 2 glycosyl transferase (COG0463 Glycosyltransferases involved in cell wall biogenesis), translating to MKAGVSIVICAYNAAKRLPCTLGHIAEQQVREGIDWELILVDNASTDNTAQLAREEWSKYNSSASFRIVYQPIPGLSNAREMGFATAQYDYIIMCDDDNWLKEDYVEIAFDVMQQNPRCAVLGGMGIFVYETTPPSWLAAYSLYAGGPQAPQSGKVATNRLYGAGSILRKSAYYAVYEAGFRSLLADRMAAQLTSGGDHELCYGLALAGYEIRYDKRLQFQHFITSDRLSWQYYQRYIKESAKCFEVLEPYKILLETNSSNRFTFYRKLGRSFFYHVKRYIPLWWRYQSMDKKSEEGKITQVQCIILKTRIKSYFSSFGALQENFSHVVALRKKLNRKIHPKKNTMSF from the coding sequence GTGAAAGCAGGTGTTTCCATAGTAATATGCGCTTATAATGCTGCCAAAAGGTTGCCCTGCACCCTAGGCCATATAGCTGAGCAGCAGGTAAGGGAGGGCATTGATTGGGAGTTGATTCTGGTTGATAATGCCTCTACCGATAATACTGCCCAGCTGGCCCGTGAGGAGTGGAGCAAATATAACAGCTCCGCTTCTTTCAGAATTGTATACCAGCCCATCCCAGGCTTAAGCAATGCCCGTGAAATGGGTTTTGCAACTGCGCAGTACGATTACATCATTATGTGCGATGATGATAACTGGCTAAAGGAAGACTATGTAGAGATTGCCTTCGACGTAATGCAGCAAAACCCCCGTTGTGCTGTTTTGGGGGGCATGGGAATATTTGTATACGAAACTACTCCGCCCAGCTGGCTGGCTGCTTATTCTCTGTATGCAGGCGGGCCACAGGCTCCGCAGTCGGGTAAAGTTGCCACCAACAGGCTGTATGGTGCAGGGAGCATTCTTAGAAAATCTGCCTATTATGCCGTTTATGAGGCCGGCTTCCGTTCTTTGCTGGCCGATAGAATGGCGGCTCAGCTAACCTCCGGCGGCGATCATGAGCTCTGCTATGGACTGGCACTGGCCGGTTACGAAATCCGTTACGATAAGCGGCTGCAGTTTCAGCATTTCATTACCAGCGATCGCCTGAGCTGGCAGTACTACCAGCGCTACATTAAAGAAAGTGCAAAATGCTTTGAGGTTCTGGAACCCTATAAGATCCTGTTGGAAACCAACAGCTCAAACCGCTTTACTTTCTACAGAAAGTTAGGCAGAAGCTTCTTTTACCATGTAAAACGGTATATACCACTCTGGTGGCGCTACCAGTCTATGGACAAAAAGTCAGAAGAAGGTAAAATAACTCAGGTGCAGTGCATCATTCTTAAAACAAGAATTAAATCATACTTTAGCAGCTTCGGTGCCCTGCAGGAAAACTTTTCACATGTGGTGGCACTTCGAAAAAAGCTAAACAGAAAAATTCATCCTAAAAAGAATACAATGTCTTTTTAG
- a CDS encoding family 2 glycosyl transferase (COG0463 Glycosyltransferases involved in cell wall biogenesis): MDRQPTIPSAVVSVIIPCYNHGNYLTEAVESIYQQGYSPVEIIVVDDGSSDNTKDIAARLKGVQYVYQQNQGLSAARNTGIRHATGEFIIFLDADDWLLPGAITTNLRYLQQNPKAAFVSGAHDKVFVDTNTVREERSEVTQDHYAHLMQGNYIGMHATVMYRRWVFNEFQYDTSLRSCEDYDLYLKITRKYPVVHHGEKIAAYRLHNSNMSGNIPFMLSMALAVLDRQQQQLKTSKEKEAFRRGHGIWKEYYTKELYQKLRAGKAPANKASLLTLLKYQPLLLCKYLLTKVIP; this comes from the coding sequence ATGGACCGGCAGCCTACCATACCATCTGCAGTAGTATCGGTAATTATACCCTGCTATAACCACGGTAATTATTTAACCGAGGCTGTAGAGAGTATTTACCAGCAGGGCTATAGCCCTGTAGAAATCATTGTGGTAGACGATGGCTCCAGCGACAATACCAAAGATATTGCAGCCCGGCTAAAGGGGGTACAATACGTTTACCAGCAGAACCAGGGCTTGTCAGCAGCACGCAACACGGGCATCAGGCATGCTACAGGAGAGTTTATAATATTTCTCGATGCCGACGACTGGCTGCTGCCCGGGGCCATCACCACCAACCTGCGTTACCTGCAGCAAAACCCCAAGGCTGCCTTTGTATCGGGCGCCCATGATAAAGTTTTTGTCGATACCAATACCGTTAGAGAAGAACGTAGCGAAGTAACACAGGATCATTATGCACACCTGATGCAGGGCAATTACATTGGTATGCATGCCACAGTGATGTATCGCCGCTGGGTTTTTAATGAATTCCAGTACGACACCAGCCTGCGAAGCTGCGAAGATTATGATCTGTACCTGAAGATTACGCGTAAATACCCGGTGGTACATCATGGTGAAAAAATTGCTGCTTATCGGCTGCACAACAGCAATATGTCAGGTAATATTCCCTTTATGCTCTCTATGGCACTGGCAGTGCTGGACCGACAGCAGCAGCAGCTTAAAACCAGTAAAGAAAAAGAAGCTTTTAGGCGGGGTCATGGCATTTGGAAAGAATACTATACCAAAGAATTATACCAGAAGCTGCGAGCAGGCAAGGCACCTGCCAATAAAGCATCCCTGCTAACACTTTTAAAATACCAGCCACTCTTACTCTGTAAGTACTTATTAACCAAAGTAATACCGTGA
- a CDS encoding family 2 glycosyl transferase (COG0463 Glycosyltransferases involved in cell wall biogenesis), translating to MIPVYNAANFLPQTLAAVLLQDLGADQMQIEVVDDASTDANIEAMVHELGGGRISYYRQPVNVGSLRNFETCLNRSHGYLIHLLHADDLVQAGYYQKMDTLFECFPEAAAAFCRYTHIDERGNTILHQQPEASEDGILTNWLLRLGERLRIQCCTITVKREVYEALGGFWGVTYGEDWEMWMRIASRYPMAYTPETLAAYRMHFQSISGQAYNSAQNMRDLQWVINTTQEYLPQAARQQVRKKALKFYAHFALRLAHRLWNTSHNRKGALAQVREALRMHQDLSLYWQILKLYTKMLLNYP from the coding sequence ATGATACCGGTGTATAATGCTGCAAACTTTCTACCGCAAACCTTAGCGGCAGTGCTATTGCAGGATTTGGGGGCTGACCAGATGCAAATTGAGGTTGTGGACGATGCCAGCACAGATGCAAATATTGAGGCCATGGTTCACGAGCTTGGAGGGGGTAGAATTTCCTATTACAGGCAGCCCGTTAATGTAGGCAGCTTAAGAAACTTTGAAACCTGTCTGAACAGATCCCACGGTTATCTTATTCACCTACTGCATGCCGATGATCTTGTGCAGGCTGGGTACTACCAGAAAATGGACACTTTGTTTGAATGCTTTCCTGAAGCTGCCGCGGCTTTTTGCCGATATACACACATCGATGAGAGAGGAAATACAATCTTACATCAACAGCCCGAAGCAAGTGAGGATGGCATCCTGACTAATTGGCTATTACGTTTAGGGGAAAGACTTCGTATCCAATGTTGTACTATCACCGTTAAACGAGAAGTATACGAAGCACTGGGAGGATTTTGGGGAGTAACCTATGGAGAAGACTGGGAAATGTGGATGCGCATTGCCAGTCGCTACCCTATGGCATATACACCAGAAACATTAGCCGCCTATCGTATGCATTTTCAGTCTATATCAGGGCAGGCATACAACAGCGCTCAGAACATGAGGGATTTACAATGGGTGATCAATACCACCCAGGAATATTTGCCTCAGGCAGCCCGGCAACAGGTGCGTAAAAAGGCGCTAAAATTTTACGCTCATTTTGCCCTGAGGCTGGCCCACCGTCTTTGGAATACTTCCCATAACAGGAAGGGAGCCCTGGCACAGGTACGGGAGGCCCTGCGTATGCACCAGGATCTGTCCCTGTACTGGCAAATACTGAAGTTATATACTAAAATGTTATTGAATTATCCGTGA